A portion of the Microbacterium hominis genome contains these proteins:
- the hrpA gene encoding ATP-dependent RNA helicase HrpA gives MSAPEPVIVYPPELPVSAARDEIARAIRDHQVVIVAGATGSGKTTQLPKICLELGRERIAHTQPRRIAARSIAERVAEELQVPLGTAVGYKVRFTDKVSADTRIALMTDGILLNEIHRDRLLRRYDTIIVDEAHERSLNVDFLIGYLRRILPRRPDLKVIITSATIDPESFARHFAAAPEQPAPVIEVSGRTYPVEIRYRPRREERANAAGGGASTEGGDDVDSLLAALRELDREPAGDVLVFLPGEAEIRDAMDAVRGMYAKDAAPTEVLPLYGRLSAAEQHRVFERSTVAGVRRRVILATNVAETSLTVPGIRYVIDAGTARISRWSARSKIQRLPIEAISQASAQQRSGRAGRTAPGIAIRLYAEDDFATRDEFTEPEILRTSLASVILQMLALGFGDISAFPFLTPPDSRGVKAAFDLLIELGAVHETKLTALGREISRLPIDPRFARMLIEAKRTGVLSDVLPIVAGLSIQDVRERPEQLREQADRFHARFTDPASDFLSLLNLWNHLQDKQAELGSSAFRRLCRSEHLNYVRVREWADVHRQLSALMGARRTDRAAGAAADPDEVHKAILSGLLSHIGLLDERSTSTGDAKRPGAARGGRPPAPDYLGARGARFAVFPGSGLKKKRPTAVMAAEIVETSRLFARTVAAIDPEWAEPLAGDLAKRRLSEPHWSKTAGAASAYEKVTLFGVEIVPKRRVQLARFDRPLARELFLRHALVEGEWDPSHLDKRLSAFERRNLELRRRLEKIEERERRRDILVGDEAVYAFYEARIPRDVYDVRSFETWWKETSARTPRLLDMTESDLVDEASRGDERDFPARWRQGDQVLSLAYRFEPGAPDDGVTAVVPLALLAQLQTDGFDWQVPGMRGELVAGLIRSLPKAIRRTVVPAADWAARFAEDLRDEGPESRNGMPRTTLREALAARIQRVANQPVTAADFDMARVPAHLQMSFRAVDQRGRAAGSDRDLAALQARLAGRARDSVARSLERPAAARVAGATAPADPATAPAAGLAERSGLTDWSFGDLPDVIDTKVAGGVVRGYPALVDEGSSVALRIEATPEAAAAATRSGVRRLLLLAVPSPAPYVLDHLTAPEKLALAASPYPSAKALIEDARSAVADAVLERTAADGLVRTRAAFDTVRDAFSATVVDELFQTVSLTARILTTAREVERAMRDQNSLTLLGALNDVRGQLGGLVHPGFIARTGTARLPHVLRYLQAALARVTALSDNAGRDRQRMSEFERMAAVYSDAGGTIPPAPDAGPALVRTRWLLEEYRVSLFAQQLGTAEPVSPQRIQKALRE, from the coding sequence ATGTCTGCGCCCGAACCCGTCATCGTCTACCCGCCGGAGCTGCCCGTCAGCGCGGCGCGCGATGAGATCGCGCGCGCGATCCGCGACCACCAGGTCGTCATCGTCGCCGGAGCGACCGGATCCGGCAAGACGACCCAGCTGCCCAAGATCTGCCTCGAACTCGGCCGCGAGCGCATCGCGCACACCCAGCCGCGCCGCATCGCAGCCCGCAGCATCGCCGAGCGCGTCGCCGAGGAGCTGCAGGTGCCGTTGGGCACCGCCGTGGGCTACAAGGTGCGCTTCACCGACAAGGTGTCGGCCGACACGCGCATCGCGCTGATGACCGACGGCATCCTGCTCAACGAGATCCACCGCGATCGGCTCCTCCGCCGGTACGACACGATCATCGTCGATGAGGCGCACGAGCGGTCCCTCAACGTCGACTTCCTGATCGGGTACCTGCGTCGCATCCTCCCCCGGCGGCCCGACCTCAAGGTGATCATCACCAGCGCGACGATCGACCCCGAGAGCTTCGCGCGGCACTTCGCGGCCGCGCCCGAGCAGCCGGCGCCCGTGATCGAGGTGTCGGGTCGCACCTATCCGGTCGAGATCCGCTACCGACCGCGCCGCGAGGAGCGTGCGAACGCGGCCGGCGGCGGCGCCTCGACCGAGGGCGGCGACGACGTCGACAGCCTGCTCGCCGCGCTGCGGGAGCTCGACCGCGAGCCGGCCGGCGACGTTCTCGTCTTCCTCCCCGGCGAAGCCGAGATCCGCGACGCGATGGATGCCGTACGCGGCATGTACGCGAAGGATGCCGCCCCGACCGAGGTCCTGCCCCTCTACGGGCGCCTGAGCGCCGCCGAGCAGCACCGCGTCTTCGAGCGCTCCACGGTCGCGGGCGTGCGCCGACGCGTCATCCTCGCCACGAACGTCGCCGAGACCAGCCTCACCGTGCCCGGCATCCGGTACGTCATCGACGCCGGCACCGCGCGCATCTCGCGATGGTCGGCGCGCAGCAAGATCCAGCGCCTTCCCATCGAGGCGATCTCCCAGGCGTCGGCGCAGCAGCGCTCCGGCCGTGCCGGACGCACAGCGCCGGGAATCGCGATCCGCCTCTACGCGGAAGACGACTTCGCGACGCGCGACGAGTTCACCGAACCCGAGATCCTGCGCACGAGCCTCGCCTCGGTGATCCTGCAGATGCTCGCCCTGGGCTTCGGCGACATCTCGGCGTTCCCCTTCCTCACCCCGCCCGACTCCCGCGGTGTGAAAGCAGCCTTCGACCTCCTCATCGAACTCGGAGCCGTGCACGAGACGAAGCTGACGGCGCTCGGGCGCGAGATCAGCCGTCTGCCGATCGACCCGCGGTTCGCGCGCATGCTCATCGAGGCGAAGCGCACGGGTGTGCTCTCCGATGTGCTCCCGATCGTCGCGGGGTTGTCGATCCAGGACGTGCGCGAGCGCCCCGAGCAGCTCCGCGAGCAGGCCGACCGGTTCCACGCCCGCTTCACCGACCCGGCGAGCGATTTCCTGAGCCTCCTGAACCTGTGGAACCACCTGCAGGACAAGCAGGCCGAGCTGGGCTCGAGCGCGTTCCGCCGGCTGTGCCGGAGCGAACACCTCAATTACGTGCGCGTGCGGGAGTGGGCCGACGTGCACCGGCAGCTGTCCGCGCTCATGGGCGCGCGGCGCACCGACCGCGCCGCAGGCGCCGCAGCCGACCCCGACGAGGTGCACAAGGCGATCCTGTCGGGCCTCCTGTCGCATATCGGGCTGCTCGACGAGCGCTCGACGAGCACGGGCGACGCGAAGCGGCCCGGCGCCGCACGCGGCGGCCGCCCCCCAGCGCCCGATTACCTGGGCGCCCGCGGCGCCCGCTTCGCCGTCTTCCCCGGATCGGGTCTGAAGAAGAAGCGGCCTACGGCGGTCATGGCCGCCGAGATCGTCGAGACGAGCCGCCTGTTCGCGCGCACCGTCGCCGCGATCGACCCCGAATGGGCGGAGCCCCTGGCCGGTGATCTCGCCAAGCGCCGGCTGAGCGAGCCGCACTGGTCGAAGACGGCGGGTGCGGCATCCGCGTACGAGAAGGTCACCCTGTTCGGCGTCGAGATCGTCCCGAAGCGCCGCGTGCAGCTGGCGCGGTTCGACCGGCCCCTCGCGCGCGAGCTGTTCCTGCGCCACGCCCTCGTCGAGGGCGAGTGGGACCCCTCCCACCTCGACAAGCGCCTGAGCGCGTTCGAACGCCGGAACCTGGAGCTGCGCCGACGCCTGGAGAAGATCGAGGAGCGGGAGCGGCGCCGCGACATCCTCGTCGGCGACGAAGCCGTCTACGCCTTCTACGAAGCCCGCATCCCCCGCGACGTGTACGACGTTCGCTCGTTCGAGACGTGGTGGAAGGAGACGTCGGCCCGCACGCCGCGCCTGCTCGACATGACCGAGTCCGACCTCGTCGACGAGGCATCGCGCGGCGACGAGCGCGACTTCCCCGCGCGGTGGCGCCAGGGCGACCAGGTGCTCTCGCTCGCGTATCGCTTCGAGCCGGGTGCCCCCGACGACGGCGTCACCGCCGTCGTCCCGCTCGCGCTGCTCGCACAGCTGCAGACCGACGGCTTCGACTGGCAGGTGCCCGGCATGCGCGGCGAGCTCGTCGCCGGTCTCATCCGCTCACTTCCCAAGGCGATCCGGCGCACGGTCGTCCCGGCGGCGGACTGGGCCGCCCGGTTCGCCGAGGACCTCCGCGACGAGGGCCCCGAATCGCGGAACGGGATGCCGCGCACCACGCTGCGCGAAGCCCTCGCCGCCCGCATCCAGCGGGTCGCGAACCAGCCGGTCACCGCGGCGGACTTCGACATGGCGCGTGTTCCCGCACACCTGCAGATGTCGTTCCGCGCGGTCGATCAGCGCGGCCGCGCCGCGGGCTCCGACCGCGACCTCGCCGCCCTCCAGGCGCGTCTGGCCGGGCGCGCGCGCGACTCGGTCGCCCGATCGCTCGAGCGCCCGGCCGCGGCGCGCGTCGCCGGCGCGACCGCCCCGGCGGATCCGGCGACCGCACCGGCCGCCGGACTCGCCGAGCGCTCCGGCCTCACCGACTGGTCGTTCGGCGACCTCCCCGACGTCATCGACACCAAGGTCGCCGGAGGCGTCGTGCGCGGCTATCCCGCGCTCGTCGACGAGGGGTCCTCCGTCGCGCTGCGGATCGAGGCGACCCCCGAGGCCGCAGCCGCCGCCACCCGCTCCGGTGTCCGTCGCCTGCTGCTGCTGGCGGTGCCCTCGCCCGCCCCGTACGTGCTCGACCACCTCACCGCGCCCGAGAAGCTCGCCCTCGCGGCATCCCCGTACCCGTCGGCCAAGGCGCTCATCGAAGACGCCCGCTCCGCCGTCGCCGACGCGGTGCTCGAGCGCACCGCCGCGGACGGCCTCGTGCGCACACGCGCGGCGTTCGACACCGTGCGCGACGCGTTCTCGGCCACGGTGGTCGACGAGCTGTTCCAGACGGTGTCGCTCACCGCCCGCATCCTCACCACCGCGCGCGAGGTGGAGCGGGCGATGCGGGACCAGAACTCGCTCACCCTCCTCGGCGCCCTCAACGACGTGCGCGGCCAGCTCGGCGGTCTCGTGCACCCCGGGTTCATCGCCCGTACGGGCACCGCGCGGCTGCCGCACGTGCTGCGCTACCTGCAGGCCGCGCTGGCGCGCGTGACGGCGCTCTCCGACAACGCCGGCCGCGACCGCCAGCGCATGAGCGAGTTCGAGCGGATGGCGGCCGTCTACTCCGACGCGGGAGGCACCATCCCTCCCGCCCCCGATGCCGGCCCCGCACTCGTGCGCACCCGGTGGCTGCTCGAGGAATATCGCGTCAGCCTGTTCGCCCAGCAGCTCGGCACGGCCGAGCCGGTCTCCCCGCAGCGGATCCAGAAGGCGCTGCGCGAGTAG
- a CDS encoding ArsR/SmtB family transcription factor, with product MDSDPFGMHPFAAMADPVRRRIVDLLASGEHTAGEVAEAIGFEFRISRTAVSKHLRLLRDAGIITVRADLQWRWYRLADEGVDLLEAEVSLLREKVRRQVGWNPGTRRDNDPLAHPPIGYRGPWPPPPPPRRKGPGRRPRPGRRGRQTEPPIAADPERGWFRPTWVDDPPNLEG from the coding sequence ATGGACTCCGATCCCTTCGGGATGCACCCGTTCGCGGCGATGGCCGATCCCGTGCGCCGGCGCATCGTCGACCTTCTCGCCAGCGGTGAGCACACCGCGGGGGAGGTCGCCGAGGCGATCGGGTTCGAGTTCCGCATCAGTCGCACGGCCGTGTCCAAGCACCTTCGCCTCCTCCGCGACGCAGGGATCATCACTGTCCGCGCCGACCTCCAGTGGCGCTGGTACCGCCTCGCCGACGAGGGCGTCGACCTCCTCGAAGCCGAGGTCTCCCTTCTGCGAGAGAAGGTGCGCCGCCAGGTCGGCTGGAACCCCGGCACGCGCCGTGACAACGATCCGCTCGCGCATCCGCCGATCGGGTACCGCGGTCCCTGGCCGCCGCCGCCCCCTCCCCGCAGGAAAGGGCCCGGACGGCGGCCACGACCGGGCAGACGCGGGCGTCAGACCGAGCCGCCGATCGCCGCCGACCCCGAGCGCGGATGGTTCCGGCCCACGTGGGTCGACGACCCGCCTAACCTGGAGGGATGA
- a CDS encoding aldo/keto reductase: protein MTTPMLTLNDGLTIPQVGYGVFKVPADDTERAVSEALEVGYRHIDTAAIYGNEEGVGAAIAASGLPRDELYITTKLWNDRHDGEEPHAAVAESLDKLGLDHVDLYLVHWPTPARDNYVHAWQKLIEIRDAGFARSIGVSNFLVPHLERVVAETGVVPAVDQIEVHPAYQQREVAAWAAAHDVKIEAWGPLGQGKYDLFGAAPVARAAAAHDRTPAQVVLRWHLQKGNIVFPKSVRRERLEENLALFDFILSDAEIAAIDAMDPGDGSGRVSAHPDEVN, encoded by the coding sequence ATGACCACCCCCATGCTCACGCTCAACGACGGCCTCACCATCCCCCAGGTCGGCTACGGCGTCTTCAAGGTTCCCGCCGACGACACCGAGCGCGCCGTCTCGGAAGCTCTCGAGGTCGGCTATCGGCACATCGACACGGCAGCGATCTACGGCAACGAGGAGGGCGTCGGCGCCGCGATCGCGGCGAGCGGCCTCCCGCGTGACGAGCTCTACATCACCACGAAGCTCTGGAACGACCGCCACGACGGCGAGGAGCCCCACGCGGCCGTCGCCGAGAGCCTCGACAAGCTCGGTCTCGACCACGTCGACCTCTACCTGGTGCACTGGCCGACGCCCGCTCGGGACAACTACGTGCACGCCTGGCAGAAGCTCATCGAGATCCGCGACGCCGGCTTCGCACGCAGCATCGGCGTGTCGAACTTCCTCGTGCCGCACCTCGAGCGCGTCGTCGCCGAGACCGGTGTGGTCCCCGCCGTCGACCAGATCGAGGTGCATCCGGCCTACCAGCAGCGCGAGGTCGCCGCCTGGGCGGCCGCGCACGACGTGAAGATCGAGGCGTGGGGTCCGCTCGGACAGGGCAAGTACGACCTGTTCGGGGCCGCTCCGGTCGCCCGAGCCGCCGCCGCGCACGACCGGACCCCCGCGCAGGTCGTGCTGCGCTGGCACCTGCAGAAGGGGAACATCGTCTTCCCCAAGTCGGTGCGCCGTGAGCGGCTCGAGGAGAACCTCGCCCTCTTCGACTTCATCCTCAGCGACGCCGAGATCGCTGCGATCGACGCCATGGATCCGGGCGACGGCTCGGGCCGCGTGAGCGCCCACCCCGACGAGGTGAACTGA
- a CDS encoding DUF255 domain-containing protein: MAWHPWGAAAFAEAARRDVPVMVSIGYSTCHWCHVMARESFSDPSIAAILDDGFVAVKVDREEHPEVDAAYMAAAAAFSPSLGWPLTVFTTPDGRPFYAGTYFPPEPRSGLPAFAQVLAAVADAWTQRRAQVDGTGAAIVSALAEVRSEAARADGEGALPGEADIAAASTALARLEDTEYGGFGAGDPAAPKFPVATALRFLQDPLVRRAAPETAAVAERALAAMARSPLRDPVDGGFFRYATRRDWTVPHYERMLTDNAQLLEVALDAGSDEVARGVAGFLIDVLQQPSGGFGAAQDSESWIDGTRSEGGYYVRDAAARAALAAPAVDGKIVTGWNGLAIGALARAGARCGEPGWVSAARWAADAVIAQHRTDDGGVRRASLDEIASRAPGTLADHGQLATGLLALAAATGEADYALVARELVDACITDDGTLSAPGGNDEVLAAQGLLAPDAASDADEPSGEASLAEAARGLWMLGAGDRYRVVSTRIVGRRAAAALRAPMSHGTLLRVAAGWVRTPRQLVVVRTDDAAPSSLEQSARLAATDVTVVVTDAQAAAWTAQGFELCAAKSTQEGLTTAYDCRDFVCRLPVTDPAALGT, from the coding sequence GTGGCGTGGCACCCGTGGGGTGCGGCTGCGTTCGCCGAAGCGGCACGCCGCGACGTTCCGGTGATGGTCTCGATCGGCTATTCGACCTGCCACTGGTGTCACGTGATGGCCCGCGAATCGTTCTCGGACCCGTCGATCGCCGCGATCCTCGACGACGGGTTCGTCGCCGTCAAGGTCGATCGCGAGGAGCATCCCGAGGTCGACGCCGCCTACATGGCGGCCGCCGCCGCCTTCAGCCCCAGCCTCGGCTGGCCGCTCACCGTCTTCACCACCCCCGACGGGCGCCCCTTCTACGCGGGAACGTACTTCCCGCCCGAACCGCGCAGCGGCCTCCCCGCCTTCGCGCAGGTGCTCGCCGCGGTCGCCGACGCGTGGACGCAGCGGCGTGCGCAGGTCGACGGCACCGGGGCCGCGATCGTCTCCGCCCTCGCGGAGGTGCGCAGCGAGGCCGCCCGCGCGGACGGCGAGGGCGCCCTCCCCGGAGAGGCGGATATCGCCGCGGCATCCACTGCCCTCGCCCGGCTCGAAGACACCGAGTACGGCGGGTTCGGCGCGGGCGACCCGGCCGCGCCGAAGTTCCCCGTCGCGACCGCGCTGCGGTTCCTGCAGGATCCCCTCGTGCGGCGCGCGGCGCCCGAGACCGCCGCCGTCGCCGAGCGCGCCCTCGCCGCCATGGCGCGCTCGCCGCTGCGCGACCCGGTCGACGGCGGGTTCTTCCGCTACGCCACGCGCCGCGACTGGACGGTGCCCCACTACGAACGGATGCTCACCGACAACGCTCAACTGCTCGAGGTTGCACTCGATGCGGGCTCCGACGAGGTCGCGCGCGGCGTCGCGGGGTTCCTGATCGACGTGCTGCAGCAGCCCTCGGGCGGGTTCGGCGCCGCGCAGGACTCCGAATCGTGGATCGACGGCACCCGCAGCGAGGGAGGCTACTACGTGCGCGACGCGGCGGCGCGCGCCGCCCTCGCGGCTCCCGCCGTCGATGGCAAGATCGTCACCGGCTGGAACGGTCTCGCGATCGGCGCGCTGGCCCGCGCGGGCGCGCGGTGCGGCGAGCCCGGGTGGGTCTCGGCCGCGCGATGGGCCGCCGACGCGGTGATCGCGCAGCATCGCACCGACGACGGGGGAGTGCGCCGCGCCTCACTGGACGAGATCGCCTCACGCGCCCCCGGCACGCTCGCCGATCATGGACAGCTCGCCACCGGCCTGCTCGCGCTCGCCGCCGCGACCGGCGAGGCCGACTACGCCCTGGTGGCTCGGGAACTCGTCGATGCGTGCATCACGGACGACGGCACGCTCAGCGCGCCCGGCGGCAACGACGAGGTGCTCGCTGCGCAGGGGCTGCTCGCCCCTGATGCTGCCAGCGACGCCGACGAGCCGTCGGGCGAGGCATCCCTCGCGGAGGCGGCGCGAGGACTGTGGATGCTGGGCGCGGGCGATCGGTATCGGGTCGTCTCCACGCGCATCGTCGGCCGACGTGCGGCGGCGGCCCTTCGCGCGCCGATGTCGCACGGCACGCTTCTGCGGGTCGCCGCAGGATGGGTGCGCACGCCCCGCCAGCTCGTGGTGGTCCGGACGGACGACGCCGCCCCCTCATCGCTGGAGCAAAGCGCGCGGCTGGCGGCGACCGACGTCACCGTCGTGGTCACCGATGCTCAGGCGGCGGCCTGGACGGCGCAGGGTTTCGAGCTGTGCGCGGCGAAGTCGACGCAGGAGGGCCTCACGACGGCGTACGACTGTCGGGACTTCGTCTGCCGGCTCCCGGTGACGGATCCGGCAGCGCTAGGGACGTGA
- a CDS encoding glutamyl-tRNA reductase — protein sequence MLFCLTANHRNTEFDVLDRISRISESTAQDLVTGHEFVRGAIVLATCNRFEAYLDIDEPLTGGAALAQEAVLEALESVAGDDVASLRASATTLSGDAVVRHLFSVSSGLESMVVGEEEITGQVQRALSAARLRQTTSTHLEQVFQRAAHSTRAVRARADLGAAGRSLARLALDLADSRVTDWADVPVLLVGTGQYAATTITALRARGAADITVYSASGRAERFAARYGIRAATDLRTAIGDAEIVLTCTARYTVSAADVPANRQRLIIDLGLPRNVEADVAEVAGVDLLDLELLGRHAALPELGAGAHELVGSHAATFTAERDAAPAIVAVRRHIQEALDSELSRVRPDAAGADATAAALRHLAGVISHTPSVRAREYAAAGRLAEYEAALEMVFGVQPEAVIADDVAEDLAG from the coding sequence GTGCTCTTCTGTCTGACGGCGAACCACCGCAATACGGAGTTCGACGTGCTCGACCGCATCTCGCGGATCTCCGAGTCGACGGCACAGGACCTGGTCACCGGGCACGAGTTCGTGCGGGGCGCGATCGTTCTCGCCACCTGCAACCGCTTCGAGGCGTACCTCGACATCGACGAGCCGCTCACCGGCGGCGCCGCGCTCGCACAGGAGGCCGTGCTCGAGGCGCTCGAGTCGGTCGCCGGCGACGATGTCGCGTCGTTGCGCGCCTCCGCGACGACCCTCTCCGGCGACGCGGTCGTGCGTCACCTGTTCTCGGTGAGCTCGGGCCTGGAGTCGATGGTCGTGGGCGAAGAGGAGATCACCGGGCAGGTGCAGCGCGCGCTCAGCGCCGCCCGGCTGCGTCAGACCACGAGCACCCACCTCGAGCAGGTGTTCCAGCGCGCGGCGCACTCCACCCGTGCCGTCCGCGCCCGCGCCGACCTCGGCGCCGCCGGACGCTCGCTCGCGCGCCTCGCCCTCGACCTCGCCGACTCGCGCGTCACCGACTGGGCAGACGTGCCGGTGCTCCTGGTCGGCACCGGTCAGTACGCCGCGACCACGATCACCGCCCTGCGCGCCCGCGGGGCCGCCGACATCACGGTGTACTCGGCCTCGGGCCGCGCCGAGCGCTTCGCCGCGCGTTACGGCATCCGTGCCGCCACCGACCTCCGCACGGCGATCGGCGATGCCGAGATCGTCCTCACCTGCACGGCCCGCTACACGGTGTCGGCCGCCGACGTGCCGGCGAACCGTCAGCGCCTCATCATCGATCTGGGCCTGCCCCGCAACGTCGAGGCCGACGTCGCCGAGGTCGCCGGTGTCGATCTGCTCGACCTGGAGCTGCTCGGCCGCCACGCCGCGCTCCCCGAGCTCGGCGCCGGTGCCCACGAACTGGTCGGCTCGCACGCGGCGACCTTCACCGCCGAGCGCGACGCCGCCCCCGCGATCGTGGCTGTGCGGCGTCACATCCAGGAGGCGCTGGATTCGGAGCTGTCCCGCGTGCGCCCCGACGCCGCCGGCGCCGACGCGACCGCCGCCGCCCTGCGCCACCTGGCGGGCGTGATCTCGCACACCCCGTCGGTGCGGGCGCGCGAGTATGCGGCCGCCGGACGCCTGGCCGAGTACGAGGCGGCGCTGGAGATGGTCTTCGGCGTGCAGCCGGAGGCCGTGATCGCCGACGACGTCGCCGAGGATCTCGCCGGCTGA
- the hemE gene encoding uroporphyrinogen decarboxylase has translation MSTDVIALPEGHPLADGRTASSPLVRAARGDRPETLPVWFMRQAGRSLPEYRASRAGVEMLDACLDPALAAEITLQPVRRHGVDAAVFFSDIVIPVLLAGVGVRIVPGRGPVLDEPVRTPADVMALRPIDPEALAPISEAVAIVARELGDKPVIGFGGAPYTLASYLVEGGPSKDQLRTRALMRTDPHTWSQLLNWCADVTGAFLQAQVRAGASVVQLFDSWAGSLSRDDYIRRVAPHSQRAFSWLRGLEVPRIHFGLGMGEMLDALPKIGADVIGIDWRLPLDEANRRLGGTMPLQGNIDAAFLTAPWPLVERHVRDVVERGSEAPAHIVNLGHGVPPETDPDVLSRIVDLVHDL, from the coding sequence GTGTCCACAGACGTGATCGCCCTGCCCGAAGGCCACCCGCTCGCCGACGGACGCACCGCGTCGTCGCCTCTGGTGCGCGCGGCGCGCGGCGACCGCCCCGAGACGCTCCCCGTGTGGTTCATGCGCCAGGCGGGCCGGTCGCTGCCCGAGTACCGCGCGTCGCGCGCCGGCGTGGAGATGCTCGACGCCTGCCTCGACCCCGCGCTCGCGGCCGAGATCACCCTGCAGCCGGTGCGGCGTCACGGGGTGGATGCCGCGGTCTTCTTCAGCGACATCGTCATCCCGGTGCTGCTGGCGGGGGTGGGGGTGCGCATCGTCCCCGGCCGCGGCCCCGTGCTCGACGAGCCGGTGCGCACGCCCGCTGACGTGATGGCGCTGCGACCCATCGACCCGGAGGCGCTCGCACCGATCTCGGAGGCGGTCGCGATCGTCGCCCGCGAACTCGGCGACAAGCCGGTCATCGGCTTCGGCGGCGCCCCGTACACACTGGCGAGCTATCTGGTCGAGGGCGGTCCGTCGAAGGACCAGCTGCGCACGCGTGCCCTCATGCGCACCGACCCGCACACGTGGTCGCAGCTGCTGAACTGGTGCGCCGATGTGACCGGCGCCTTCCTGCAGGCCCAGGTGCGGGCCGGCGCGAGCGTGGTGCAGCTGTTCGACTCGTGGGCCGGATCCCTCTCGCGCGACGACTACATCCGCCGCGTCGCACCGCACTCGCAGCGCGCGTTCTCGTGGCTGCGCGGACTCGAGGTGCCCCGCATCCACTTCGGTCTCGGCATGGGGGAGATGCTCGACGCGCTGCCGAAGATCGGCGCTGACGTGATCGGCATCGACTGGCGCCTGCCGCTCGATGAGGCCAACCGTCGCCTGGGCGGCACGATGCCGCTGCAGGGGAACATCGACGCGGCGTTCCTCACCGCGCCCTGGCCGCTCGTCGAGCGGCACGTCCGCGACGTCGTCGAACGCGGCTCGGAGGCGCCCGCCCACATCGTGAACCTCGGCCACGGCGTGCCGCCGGAGACCGACCCCGATGTGCTCAGCCGCATCGTGGACCTCGTGCATGACCTCTGA
- a CDS encoding protoporphyrinogen/coproporphyrinogen oxidase, whose amino-acid sequence MTSEFLIVGAGVGGLVLARRLALAGRTVTLLEAADRVGGQVAPLPIAGIELDAAAESFATRGQALADLLDELGLAADVVTPAPTPAWLHRADGTAVPLPATGVLGIPGDPLAADVVRAIGRPAAWRARLDAVLPAGVGQDAASLGALVRARMGRRVLEGLVAPVVRGVHSREPDAMPVEVASPQLRAQLAAHGSLAAAVRALRAAAPAGSQVAGLRGGMHRIPAALAADCRRLGVDLRVGTPAAELAPDGVSVPGTRLAGTVVRACGDPDGAGDAAPQGRTITLATLVVDASAALDAAPRGTGLLVAADAPDVRARALTHLTAKWSWVAEALPGHHVIRLSYDGDATDAGPADALIAQAAHDAGVLLGTPVRVAESAVRVWRRGARAAEGEMPAVGETAAGTGLAAVVAQAERVAADLLSSTADHRGDHDAEHESDRPAAAEQGGWNGDRAD is encoded by the coding sequence ATGACCTCTGAGTTCCTCATCGTCGGCGCGGGCGTGGGCGGTCTCGTCCTCGCCCGGCGCCTGGCCCTCGCCGGCCGCACGGTCACGCTGCTCGAGGCGGCCGACCGGGTCGGCGGCCAGGTGGCGCCGCTGCCGATCGCGGGCATCGAACTGGATGCCGCGGCGGAGTCGTTCGCCACGCGCGGCCAAGCGCTCGCCGACCTGCTCGACGAACTCGGTCTCGCCGCAGACGTGGTGACGCCGGCGCCCACGCCGGCGTGGCTGCACCGCGCCGACGGAACGGCCGTGCCGCTGCCGGCGACGGGCGTGCTCGGCATCCCCGGCGATCCGCTCGCCGCCGATGTCGTGCGCGCGATCGGCCGCCCGGCGGCGTGGCGGGCGCGGCTGGACGCCGTGCTTCCCGCCGGGGTGGGGCAGGATGCCGCCTCCCTCGGGGCCCTCGTGCGCGCCCGCATGGGCCGGCGCGTGCTGGAGGGGCTGGTGGCCCCGGTGGTGCGCGGCGTGCACTCGCGCGAGCCCGACGCCATGCCCGTCGAGGTCGCGTCGCCGCAGCTTCGCGCGCAGCTGGCCGCGCACGGGTCGCTGGCCGCCGCGGTGCGCGCGCTGCGCGCCGCAGCCCCCGCCGGCTCGCAGGTGGCCGGCCTGCGCGGCGGCATGCACCGCATCCCGGCGGCGCTGGCGGCGGACTGCCGCCGCCTCGGGGTCGACCTGCGGGTGGGGACGCCGGCCGCAGAACTCGCTCCCGACGGCGTGAGCGTTCCAGGCACGCGGTTGGCCGGCACCGTGGTGCGGGCGTGCGGTGACCCCGACGGCGCCGGCGACGCCGCACCGCAGGGCCGCACCATCACCCTCGCCACCCTCGTCGTCGACGCCTCCGCCGCGCTCGACGCGGCGCCCCGGGGGACCGGACTGCTCGTCGCCGCCGACGCCCCCGACGTGCGAGCCCGCGCTCTCACGCACCTCACCGCGAAGTGGTCGTGGGTGGCGGAGGCCCTGCCGGGCCATCACGTGATCCGGCTCTCGTACGACGGCGACGCAACCGACGCGGGCCCCGCCGACGCCCTCATCGCCCAGGCCGCACACGATGCCGGGGTGCTCCTGGGCACGCCGGTGCGCGTCGCGGAGAGCGCCGTGCGCGTCTGGCGCCGCGGTGCCCGCGCGGCCGAGGGCGAGATGCCCGCGGTGGGCGAGACGGCCGCCGGCACGGGCCTTGCCGCCGTGGTCGCGCAGGCCGAGCGCGTGGCCGCAGATCTTCTGTCGTCGACTGCCGATCATCGCGGCGACCACGACGCCGAGCACGAAAGTGATCGCCCCGCAGCCGCGGAGCAGGGAGGATGGAACGGTGACCGAGCAGACTGA